One segment of Sinorhizobium sp. BG8 DNA contains the following:
- a CDS encoding ETC complex I subunit has translation MSAKIYRPAKTAMQSGKAKTHLWVLEFDQESPRTIDPVMGYTSSRDTRQQVKLFFETAELAVAYAERNGIEYRLIEPKEATRKRVAYPDNFRFNRMQPWTH, from the coding sequence ATGTCCGCAAAAATCTATCGTCCCGCAAAGACGGCAATGCAGTCGGGCAAGGCCAAGACCCATCTTTGGGTTCTGGAGTTCGATCAGGAATCGCCGCGCACCATCGACCCCGTCATGGGGTATACGAGCTCGCGCGACACGCGCCAGCAGGTTAAGCTTTTCTTCGAAACGGCGGAACTGGCGGTGGCCTACGCCGAGCGCAACGGAATAGAATACCGTTTGATCGAGCCGAAGGAAGCGACCCGCAAGCGCGTCGCCTATCCGGACAATTTTCGCTTCAATCGCATGCAGCCCTGGACCCACTGA